ATAATTTGAGTTACCCCTGCCACGGGGACTATGGTTAATGCACGCGCTGAATTTGTATTATTCGTTACTCTATAGCGAACAATCACCGTATCGGAGGGACGAAGCTTAAATGAAGTCACTGTTGTAGGCGTTAACGCAAATTTCGGAGTCACAGCAGCTACACAACTCGTTAGCATTATGAATAAAAAGCCCGCACTCATTCCCAGGAATTTTAATGATTTCCAGTTCAAGATTGTCTCCTTTTCTTTAATTAATCAATAGGTTAGATAGTGTAGGGGTAAAGGCTTTAGAAAGCAAAAAAATTGGTAAGCCAATTATCTATAGCGTTGCAGCAGGGAGTGAAGACAGATTTTTAACCTCTGATTCATTATCTTCATTCGTTCCAAAAGCCATTGCATATGTGCGTAAAGAAAAAATAATTGAGCTTAGGACGCCAAGGGCGATTGAAAGATTGATCATAATCGGCGATTGCATATAGTCGTCATGAAGACTTCTTTCTGCAAAAGAAACCATGAGTAAATGCCCTATATTTTTTCGTCCTTTATCCAAACCAGAGAAAAAAGCCCAAGCCACATCGAACCAGGAACGCCAAAAAGATCGCGTCTTTTCAATAGGGAGGTGGATTTGAATTATATTATCAACAATCTGATTTATCATGGCAGGAATATTATTCACTAACACTAATTCCCCATTTAGATTTTTTCCAGATTCCTTTATTTGTTTCATCACTGCTTTTATCGTTGTAAAAAGTAATATGGAAATTCCTATACCCACACTACTAATTACCAAAGCAATAGGAACTGCGCTAAAAAAAATCGTCGCCCCTAAAATGATTTTATTAATGAATGCATACACACTTAACCCCTGTCTTGTTGCTTTAAGGGTTCTACCAAAGAGAGTGATTGCTTTGTCATCAAGCTCTTTTGACAATATAAAAATCTCATTATAAAGATGCGTCAGTTGAGTTGTACTATTCTCTTTTATGTCAACTGTAGTAGCAGTTAATGCAGCAACTTCTTTTTGTTTTAGGCGTAATTTAATAATTAAAATATGAACCTCCAACTCGCGTTGGTGTTCATACTCCTCATGAATACGAGTGGCTATGGACAATATTGCAAATGTTAAGCAACAAGCTGCTAATGGTATAAATGCCGGCGAAGTCAACGAAATAAAGGTCAAGATACCTATATAAAAAGCGACCCCTTCCATTAATCCTGTATAGGCCGCTGAAACATAAGCAAACTTTTGTTGGTTTTTAGATTGAGAGGGGATTTCTTGATAATAACCCTGCAACTTGTCTGGATCGTAACTATCATTCTCAGAGATGGCGGATATTTCTTTTAAAAGCGCTTGTAATCTGTCTTTTATCAGCTGTCGTTGATTTTGCATACGACGAAACCAAACGCGATTGACAATAGAAACGGCTCCCATGGTTAAACCAAAGGGTATCATCGCATAATCAAGATTTTGTTCTTTGAAAAAACTAGCTATTTTTACTGTATTGCTAACCGCCCGGCTCGTTTTTTTAAGCTCACTCACAGCACTGCGACAATAAGGCCAAAATGACGCCGCAGCTCGTCTAAACGCATTGGTTGCATTTTCTTCACTCATGTTCGCTATTAATGAAAAACCAACAAATGCCATAGCTTCTGCAAGTGCAATAGAAATACCTTCTGGTGTCTGTAACCAATCATGAATTAATGTAGTGGATGATTGATTGATAAATAAAACATCAAAGAAAAATTTCATACTCCCATACGCTGCAATCCCACCATCCAATAATCCATGCAATGCATAAATATATCCAACTTGGTGTATTTTTTTAGCAACTTGTGTATGTTGTTTAGACAATCGCCTGCTTAATGGGAGGTATCTGGATGTTTTTTTAGTAGACAAGCGGCTGGCAGGAGATGCTGAGGGATTGATGGTTGAAATGGATTGTTCTTTTTGCATCATTCCAAATTTTTAGAAGCTTAGTTGAAGGGGGTATTCTAAGCTAGCAAGACTTATAGAAATATTAAGAACAATAATTTTTTATACGAATTAATACTCTTTTTAAGTTTTCCAGGTATTTCTGAGACGTCTATAGTTAGATTAAAGATTCTAAAGGAATAGTTCATGGACTCAAAAGATGTTTATACTGGCACTTCAGGTTGGAGTTATACGGGCTGGCTAGGGAATTTTTATCCAGAAAAGATAAAACCTGACGCTATATTACCATTCTATTCGCAAACATTTGATTCAGTTGAGCTAAATAATAGCTTTTATCAAATTCCTAAAGAAAAAAATATAAAAAAATGGCTGGATTTAACACCTCCCCATTTTATTTTTTCTTGTAAAGCGAATCGATATATTACGCATATCAAAAAGCTACATGATGTCGAGGAGAGTGTAGAACGATTGCTTCATGCTTTTAGTCATTTTGAGAGTAAATTAGGCCCAATTTTATTTCAATTTCCACCCTATTGGCCTTTAGATCTCTCTTCTTTATAGTCTTTTATAGGCAATTTGCCCAAAGAATATCTTTATACTTTTGAATTTCGTCATAAAAGTTGGTTTTGTGAGGCACTTTACGAATTATTAAATTCCCATGAAATGACTCTGTGCTTTTATAATTTTAAGACATATCAATCTCCAGAAATTGTTACCGGTCGATTTATCTACATTCGCATGCATGGACCCAATAAAGAAACCTATCAAGGCTCTTATGAGGAGAGGGTTTTAACAGAGTGCACTCAAAAATTTGAGCGTTGGCAGCAAGAAGGAAAAACAATTTATTGCTATTTTGATAATGATGAAAAAGGTTTCGCCCCTACAGATGCGCGAAGACTTAAGGCATTGATAGAACATTCAAAATCCATATAATCTATTAATAAACTCTGATTACTCTGGACGAAATTTTATTATTCCCACACAATTGACCCAGAAGATCAATAAGGGATTTATCGATGAAAAAAAGGGCGCTGTGTAGTACGTTGCTTGGTTTATTCTGTGCACAACTTGTAGCTCAGGGAGAAAATACTTCTGAGAGATTAACTGAAAGCACCTCCTCTCTCCAAAGTAATGTTACAGTGCAACCTCATCCATCAATAGACAAAGAACATCAAGACGACTCCAGCTGCCAATTTAAAATATCCCCGGAAACAAACGAGATTGATGAAACGTTTGTTTTAGCCTGGACAACTCATGCTGCAATGCAATCTTTCCACTTCACACCTGATGCGATTGAACATCAATTGCAGCAGTTGCAATCGTGCTATACGCCCAAGGGATGGGAAGAGCTCAGCAAAGCTCTTTATAAATCAGGCAATATCGATCTCATTAAAACACGGGCATTCACTGTGAATAGTGAAATTGATGGTCCTGCTCAACTTATTGAAGCTCAAGGGGATTTATGGAAAGTTACTTTACCCTTAAGAGTAATCTATCAAAATGATCAAGAAAGAATTACCCATTTCCTAAATGTTTACTTCACAATCGGCCGAAAGCTAAGAGGAGAGCTTGGTATTATGCAGATGATTGCTATACCACGTGCCACTCCCTCCTTTCAAAAAGCAGGCTCTATGAAAGAAATAGTACAGGGTATTTATTCTATTTTGGCAGAAAAAAACACAGAAACTCACCACAATATGCAACAGAAGGTTATCTTGCCGTTTTTAGCCTCATTACTCCCAAATCCGACAAGAGTCGCCTCGAGCGCCTCTGAAGAAAGGGAGCGATCAAATTTAATGCAATATCAACCCACGAATTCCGTAACGTCACTACAAAATCTTGGTCGAGAAGAAAACTTACATAAAGTATATGCCGAAAATCCCATGCATTCCCCCAATAAGCCTGTCCCAATAGTTGTTCAAATTGATCCCAAATTTTTTTCATCCTGGGCAAATCAAGCTATCGCCCATACCCCGTCAGTAAAAACAAACTTAATTCCAATTGCTATGCAGGCGATTCGTGCGTGGTACGCTGAAAAAAACAGTTTAGCCATCCAACATATGACGCCAGCGGACGCCAAACAAACTCAAAAATTAATTTTAAGCGGGTTATTCGGTGATTCATCGGGTCAAAGTGAGCGTGATGACAAACAATGGAATATCACTTTGCCGTTAGATATTGCTTATCAAAATGACAAGGGAAAAATTACACATTTACTCAATATTAATTTTACCTTTGGATGGAAAATAAATAGTCATCTCGACATGGCCATGCTCTCTAAACCAACATTATTCAATTCAAACCGCCAAGAGCCCCCCCTCACCTCTTCACAACAAACGCAAGAGCTACTCCCTACTGAAATCGCATCATTACCTGGTGAATTTACAAATACTCCTAATACCATCGATTGTAACTATAAGATACCTGCTGAAATTACAAACATCGAGGAGCGGCTCATTTTAAATTGGGCAGAAAAAGCGACTATTCAATCGTTCGATTTTAACGCCGAAATGATAGACAACCAATTAGAGAAGCTACAATCATGTTATACGGAAAAGGGCTGGCTCGAATTTAAGACAGCCCTGGATAAATCTGGCAATATTGAAGCAATTAAAGCACTGCATTTAAACATGACTGGCCGAATGAACGGACAAGCGCAATTAATTGAATCCCGAGTCAATCAATGGAAACTTAAATTACCTTTGGAAGTAGTCTGGCAAAACGATAAAACAAGAACGACTCAATTATTAAACGTTGACTTAACAATTGGTAGAAAAGCAAATGGGGATCTTGGCATTATGCAGATCATTGCAACTCTTGGCGGGACAGCCTCTTTAAAATCAGGTGACTACATGACCTTAAGTCTGCATGAACTTGGATTTAGAATTAGTTAAGATTATTAATCAAAAATTTTAATTTTCCCCATAAAAATCTTTAAGACCTTTGCTATGCTATTTTTAAGATAGTAGATTTTGCCAACAAGGAGAGTATGGTGAAAAACTTCGATGCTATAATTATCGGAACAGGCCAAGCTGGTCCCTCACTAGCTGTCCGCCTGGCAGAAGCAGGCATGACTGTCGCTATTATTGAACGTAATAAATTTGGGGGCAGTTGTGTTAATACTGGTTGTATCCCTACTAAAACTTTAGTAGCCAGCGCTGAAATTGCTCATCAGGCTCAACGTGCCAACGAATTTGGGATTGAGATCAGCGGTTCAATTAAAACGGATATGAGCAAAGTTAAGGCGCGTAAAGATGCTATCGTTAGTAAAGCAAGTCATGGTGTCGAGCAATGGTTAAAAAATACCCCCAATGTTACCATTTTTCAGGGGCATGCCCGTTTCATTGATAACAAAACAATTGTAGTTAACGATGAGAAATTGTCTGGTGAGAAAATTTTTATTAATGTTGGCGCCCGTGCATTTATTCCTCCCATGGAAGGACTTGATCAAATTGATTGCCTAACCAACTCATCAATATTGGAATTAAACGAAGTCCCTGAACATTTGATAGTCGTGGGAGGCAGCTATATTGGACTTGAGTTTGCCCAGGCTTTTCGCCGTTTTGGAGCTCAAGTTACAGTCATTGAAAAGGCACCTCGACTTATCGCCCGAGAGGATTCTGATGTTTGTGACACTGTGCTTGAAATTATGAAAAATTCCGGTATTGATGTGCATCTTAATACAAACTGCTTATCTTTTTCCGCATCTGACCATGGAGTTACAGCCCATTTGGGCTGCGAGAATACGAAGAACACAGTGACCGGTTCTCATGTATTAATCGCAATAGGACGCAAACCCAACACTGACGATTTAGGGCTTGAAAATACTGATATTCAAATTGATCAGCGAGGTATGGTTGTAGTGAATGATGAGTTAGCAACTACCACTACCAATGTTTGGGCACTTGGTGAGTGTAATGGTCGCGGCGCATTTACTCATACAGCCTATAATGATTATCAAATTGTTGCAGACAATTTACTGAATGGTTCACAACGTAAAGTCACTGATCGCTTAATGGCTTATGCCCTTTATATTGACCCGCCATTAGGACGATGTGGGTTAACTGAAGCCGAAATTCGTGCCAAAGGGTATAACGCGCTGGTTGCCAAACGCCCTATGACTCAGGTTAAACGTGCCATGATCAAAGGGGAGCCTACGGGATTTATCAAAATTTTCATTGATGCTGATACACAAAAAATTCTTGGTGCAGCCATACTTGGTGTTAATGCCGATGAGATTATCCATTCTATTTTAGATGTTATGTATGCCGATAAACCCTACACCTTAATTCGAGATGCAGTTCATATTCACCCAACAGTCTCTGAATTAATTCCAACGACACTGGAGACCTTGAAACCACTGGAATAAAAAAGAGGATAGTTCTCTACCCAATCCTCTGGATGATGAAGGCATTACCATGCCCATTTCACCTCTTGCCAGTATTCTTGCTCAGGCGACTTCCCTCTATTAGAAATACTTTTTTTATGATTTACTTTAGGTACCTTCATCACCTTAGGAATTGTCTAGAATGTATATGGCTCGTTATTTGATGAAATGCTGTTTCCTGGTTGCTATTTTTTCTTCGATAGTTTCTGCAAAATCCGGCATCGTTGTATTTCAAAGTGATTTTGGCCAGAAAGATGCTGCTGTTAGTGAAGTCAAAGGTGTAATGTATTCTGTTGACAAATCGCTTGTTATTTCGGATTTAACCCATGAAATTCCGGCTTACAATATATGGGAAGCTGCCTATCGTCTTTATCAAGCAGCAGCGTATTGGCCCAAAGAAACAGTATTTGTGAGTGTTGTTGATCCTGGGGTTGGTACTCAAAGACGTTCTATCGTAGCCCTAACTAATAATGGACAATATTTTGTTACTCCTGATAATGGTAGTTTAACTCTAATTGATAACCTTTATGGGATAAAAGAAATAAGAATCATCGATGAAAGCAAAAATCGTTTAAAAGGTTCAGGAGACTCCTATACTTTTTTTGGTAGAGACGTTTACGGCTACACTGCTGCAAAACTAGCCTCAGGTAAAATTTCTTTTAATGAAGTTGGACCTGTATCAACTAAGCCTGTTGTTAGATTAGCTTATCAAAAACCTGTCATCGATAATCATGTTTTGCGAGGAACCCTCGTAATTTTAGATACGCAGTATGGGAATGTCTGGACTGATATCGATAGAAACCTAATTAAAACCTTCGGAATAAAAGCAAACGAACCTTATCAAATTAAAATTTACCATAATAAAACTCTAAAATATTCCACCAAACTTTCATTTCATCACACTTTTGGGGCAACAACCAAAGGTACTGAGTTACTCTATTTGAATAGCCTTTTTAATTTAGCCATTGCGGCTAATCAAGGCAATTTCGCAAAATTACATCAACTCAAGGCAGGTCCGGATTGGACAATTGCTATCGAGAAAATTAGGTCTTAATGTTTTCCTGGGTTTACCTTCTTCACCCCACCTGGATACTAGATGCCTCGGACAAGCCGAGGCACATAGATGCAAGTAAGCCCTCTCTAATTTAAGCCACCTGAAACCCAAGCCTACCGCCTCGTGAAACCAAACCCTACGTGCCTCGTGAAACCAAACCCTACGTGCCTCGTGAACCCAACCTACGTGCCTCGTGAACCCAACCTACGTGCCTCGTGAAACCCAACCTACGTGCCTCGGCTTGTCCGAGGCATCCAACAAGGCATACTGTTTGCTATATTAAAGTTAAGTACTCTCTATAAAAAAATGAATGGTCTTCGCAATTAATATGATTCTGCTAACAGCAGATCAATGCATGCTTTTTCTTATCAATTTAATGGTCGCCAGAAATGCGGGGCCAGCTGCATTTGGGGATTTTACAGTCGCGGTTAATTCTTTATTTTTAATTGGAACAATTGTGACTATGGGACTCGATTCGATAGTTGCTCATTATATTCCGAAGTACTATGTGAAAAAGAAGCATGATGAAATTCATTCCCTGATTTTATCCATCAAGAATTTCTTACAACCCATCTATCTGACATTATTTATTGGTGGGTTTCTTTTAAGCTTGGCAATTATCGCACTTAGCTATGCTCTGGAACATCTCAGACTATATGAGATGAGTCATCTTGTTACTCTCTTTCTTTGGGGCGCTGTAGTATTGTCCATTTACAATATTTACATGCAATTATTTCGTGCTGTGGGCTATATGCGCACTGCAATTTTCTTAAATATGCTTCAAACTCTTTTTTACTTTCTATTTACCTTATTCACCTATTTTTATTTTTATGACGTCTTGTTTCATAATAATGCCCAATATTTTGCTCACATTATGCTCATAAGCTTTATCCTAAGCTATGTCCTTATTGGATTTGCATTTATTCTAGTTCACCAAAAAACACAGTTAAATTTACGAATTACTTTAGACAAACTACGTAAGAATGATATTGCCTGGAAGAAAAAAATATCGGGATATACCATTCAAAATTTGGATAAATATGCCTTTACCGTAACCCCTCTTTTGATAACCGAATGGCTAGGAAAAGATGAATATATTGTTGGGCTATTCTCCGCTGTTGCATCAATTATTGCTTTAGGATTTACTACTTTAAGCCCCATCAATATATTAATAAAACCTGAAATTTCAGCGGCTTTTGCCCATGGCAAAGAATTTTTATTGAGAACTCTTTTTAAGTATGTAGGAATCTGTCTGGGTATTGCCTGTATCGTGGCTCTGACTCTGGGTATTTTTTCTGAACGAATATTATTACTCTTTAAATCAGATTTTATTGAAGTATTACCTTTTGTGTATATTGCCCTGATAAATCTTTTTTGTTACTCAATCTCTATGCCATTGACACTCGTTATTCAGTACTCACGGGAGGGAAGTAAAATTGGCGCACAATTTACTCTCTATATCTTACTTGTACAAATCATCGCTAGTTTAATTTTAATTTCTTGGCTTGATTTGCTAGGTACGATGATCTGCTATGTCGGTATCAATATTATTTATGTAATCGCTGCGTCTATTATTGCCTATAGAGTCTACCAACGAGAACCCTTTGGTCATCATGAATAGGCAGAACCTTAACCTAAGTCAATTAGCCATTCGTTTTGGCTGGGAAACACACGATATGCTCTGGTTTTACTACGGTGGATAAATATTCCAATGCAGTATTTACTTTCTCAGGTGCGTCAAAAAATTCGATAACAAGAGGAAGAGAAAAAGATAAATCGAGAAGAGATGCTGTATGAGTTCCTGTCTCACCAAAACCACTAATCGCTCTAAAAACACTCATACCACAAACTTTAATTTCTTTCTGTAAATACTTAAGGATGGTAGAGACAGATTCTTCCCCTTCAAGAGTATAAATTCTCACTATAGTCACATCAACCGTTTTCATATTATGCTCCCAGCCAAATTATTTTTTTATTCAAATTCACTCTTAACAACTTATCATTTAAAAGCCCTCAGAAATAGAGTAATCTCTTAATAGCAAAAGAAAATTCCCCATACTACCCCCTAGGTTAAGGCGCTTTAAGGTTACTTATGATAAGGATATTTAAGGTACCAAAAAATGAAATTAATTTACCGATTATTGTCATTTTAATAGCCGCCTTAATTGGTATTTATCATATTTTTTCCTATCTACTTCCTTTTACCAGTCACGCTTTTGTCGTGGCTAACGTTACTCCTGTTGCAGCTGACGTATCCGGCTTTATTACCAAACTTTATGTTCGTAATGGAAGTGTTGTAAAAGCAGGCGATCCATTATTTGAAGTTTATCAAAAGCCTTATCGATTAGCCTATGAAAGTGCCAAGGCAAAATACGAAGAAGCTATTGAACACCTTAAAGTAATCGATAGACAAACCCAAAAGACGAAATCGTTACTAAAAGCTGCAGAATTTGTCTATGGCAAAGCAAAATATGAGTTACAGGTAAAAAATGCACCCAGTGTTCGAGAGGGATTATCTAGACTTGAGGTCAGAAAACTGAATTATGATTTACATAGTGTAGAAAACAAAATGGATTCGTTGCAAAAGCAAATTGCGGTAGAAGATCAACAAGCCATTCGACAGAAAAAGCGTATTGCAGCACTAAAAGCAGAAATGCATAACGCACTTGTTAATTTAAACTTAACAGTTGTCAGAGCACCTACCGACGGTGTGGTTGATAACATGTATATTAGTTTAGGAACCCCTATCAAAACGCATAGGCCTTTGTTTTCATTTATTGATACCTCGACGTGGTGGGTGCAAGCCAATTTCTATGAAACTGATCTACGGCGCGTTCGACCAGGCGACAAAGTTTATATCGTCCTTCGAATGTACTACTTCAATAAAATATTCCACGGTGTCATTGTCAATTCTATCTGGGCTTCTGATAGACAACGAACAGTCACACGTACACAACAACAAGAGGTTAGCAGCAGTAATCAATGGCTACTGGAACCACAACGATTCCCCGTTCAAATAAAAATTCTCGATCCAGACCCTAAGTTTCCCCTCCATCCGGGTGCTAGTGCCTATGTTTATGTCAAAACTATATAACGTTATAGAGCATTATGATCAATATGGGGTTCACCGTCTCAACGGATTAAAAGTAGTTTATATTTTATTGATACTTTTTTTAGTAAATTTTCTTTTTTCGATTCCCAACCCCTATTTTTATTATTTTTATCTTCCTATTACTGCCCTAGGCGCTGAAATGGTTGGCGAGACACTGGAAGAAAAATATTTTCTTCTTTTCAGTTGTCTTATTATCGCCATCGTAACGGTATTTCTTTTTGATATATTTGCTGTTTCTCCTTTTTTTTGGATTTTTGCCTTTTTCTACTCTGCATTTCTTTATTTAGTAGCCATTGATAATAGACGCCATACACTTGTTATTGTCCCTATTGCCTTAAGCTTAGGCGCCTACTCCTTACTTTATCGCGAAATCAATATCAGCTTTTATACAGTTTTAAGTAATTGTCTAACCACTATTCTTTCCATGATTATTATTTTTGCAGCCTTAGTCCTCTTTCCTCGCAGTTATTATTTCCGTTTATGGTTAAGAGCTTTGCTATTACTCATCAATCAAACACTTGAACATTTATTGGCAATGCAAAATCAAAGGCGAATTAAATACGATCCTATCCAAGGTCATCTTATTCATTTGGTTCAATACGCCAACATGTTGCCCCACTCTTTCCCAACTTTCTCAATTTTAAAAATTAATTTACTCATGAATAAACTTCATTTACTGGTCTGTGTTACTGAGGAAATGGCTCTTATAATGGAAGGTGAGCGATTCCAACGATTCATTAATGAGTTGGATATTTTCAAAAAAGCGATCGCAAAAGAAAAGCCGTGTACATTGTTAAAAACGTCTCTTCCTATTTTGGATGATCTTATACAATCATGGAATTACATATGTTCAAAGCTATAAATTATCGCAAAACGCGTGCGCTGCAAATTTGTATTGTTTTTGCCACTGCGTTACTCATCCAGAGGTTATTGGGTTACACGCATGCAGGCTGGATTGGATTTGCTGTTATGATGATTTATGCAGGCTTTGAAAAAGGACCTAGTTTACAACGAACCACTTATCGATTTTGGGGAGCGCTTTGTGGTTTATTTTTATCCTATATTTTGTGGTTTCTTGGGCAGGTTAACTTTCGTTTTATCTTAATTATTATTCCTCTAATTGTTTATATGGCTTATTTTACCTTAGGTAAATCCTATGCGTTCCCTACCGTATTTACTGTGACGCTAACCGCACTAGGAACAGATTATTATGCCGGTAACAGTTATGCTGTCCCTAACTTTTTTTTCGATTATCTTCTATCGACTGTTGTTGCTTTACTTATCTGTTTTACGTTTGAATACTGGATATTTAGAGGAGATGATCTGTCGCGTAAATTTTTCATTGATATACAAAAAACTGTTCTTTTCTACCTGGAGGAATTATTTAATATCGTTCTTCGACAAACTCCTTTAAATCAAAGTCACTATTTAAAAACAAGCACACACTTCAATGAAAAAGTGATGGAATTATATACTTTCGTTACTATCACCAAGCATGATGATCGTGAGGAAATAGATTTTATCAAAGAGCTAGAGCTCTTTAATTCTATCGTGCATCAAGCTTATCATAACATTAGAAAACTCTTTGTTTTAGCCCCAGTAAAAAATGAACTGCTCATTTTAGAAACTAAAAATATACTGGAGCAATTAAGGAAAGTTAACCAAAATCAACGGATTAAGCATATTGGAGAATAAATTGATAAGGAAAATGGGGATACTTATTCTTGGTATTGCAGTAAGCTCCTGTACCCATTATTCCTCGCCTAAACTCCTTATTCCGGCAAAATGGTCAGTTCATAACGAACGCTACAAGGAAACCGAAGTCAACTTACCCTGTTTTCCATGGTGGCAACAGTTTAAAGACCCCGTATTAAATCAACTTGTTGATGAAGGTTTACTCTCTAACAATGACATAAAAATAGCTGTAGCAAATATTGAGGCTGCTCAAGGAGAGTTAAAACGGGTAAAGTTAAATTGGATTCCTGATGTGACTGGCAATGCTGGTTATTCTTCCTTTCCAGCTTTAGGTTTTCCTGGGGTTTTACTCACCGTTGTCCCCTCTTATACGATGAATATTTTTAAACAGATTAAAGAACAAAAAAAAGCAACTTATGAATTGATTGCAGTTAAAGCAATACATGAAGGGGTGCGATTGGCGATTATCGGCGAAATTACACGAAGTTATTTGAGTTATGTTGCACAAATTGAAGAGTTGCAGTTGCTACACACTTTAGAGAACGATCTCGCCAAATTTGCCAATATTTCGCAAGCAATGTTTTCCGATGGGATATTCGCCCAAATTAGCGTCGAACAAGCCAGAACAGAGCTTCATCTTACTCAGGCTCGAGAGAAATTAATTCAGCAAAATATTGTTATAAGCCAGAATGCCCTTCGTTATTTACTAGACAAAAATCCAGGGAACTTGCAACAAGGTCGCAGATTTAGTCAATTAAATGGTCAACAAATGATCGTTGGTTCACTACCACTATGCATTATTGAAAACCGACCTGATTTACAACAAGCTAAACAAGAATTAAAAGCGTCAAGTGAGGGAATCAATATCGCTTTTTCTAATCTACTACCCACCGTTCAATTATCGTTAGCGCGTGGTGAGATTGCTACAGTTCCTAATGGTTATCACTTAGGTCAATCCATTCACTTCAATCAAGCCATTTTAGAAATGCCTCTTTTAAGAGCATCTACTTTTGGAAAATTAGCTCATGCCAAGGGCTTAAATCGAGCTTCTTTTTACCGCTATACCGACACACTACGTAAAGTATTACGCGATGTTAACAATGCGCTATCGGCTCATGAATTATATAGTCAACGTTATGATGAGACATTACGGGCAGGACGCAATTTAAGGCGGGCCTATCAACTCAATGATAAGCTGTATCAGCGAGGTATTATTAGTCATCTTGAGCTGATTAAAGAGCGCATTAAATTGGATAAATTGGCTATTAAATTAAATGAATTTAAATTAGAACAGTTTCTTGCAATTATTAACCTCTATGAGAATTTGGCGGCGGGTTATAATTATCAACCCTCGGTATCTGTAGAAATTAAAAAAACCACCATTAAGATTGTTCACGTATCTAATCCTCCTTAGCTTGCGGAATCAAAATAATAGTTTTAGCTTCCCAAGTTACCCTTTACTTGAAGCCATTTGTCTAAAAAAACCTTCACGAAGCTGACGAGGTTGTCCATAGCAGAGGCCCTTTCACTTGCACTTATACAATATCGATTTTCATTATCCATAATTAATATTTTTTGCGGATTATCGCTAATTGCGCGAACAGTGAGGCAGTTGGCATTTAATAATTCACAGGTTGCAATGATCGCATAATCTTCCATAGCCACAGCTTTAGAGCCAGT
The nucleotide sequence above comes from Legionella hackeliae. Encoded proteins:
- a CDS encoding HlyD family secretion protein — its product is MIRIFKVPKNEINLPIIVILIAALIGIYHIFSYLLPFTSHAFVVANVTPVAADVSGFITKLYVRNGSVVKAGDPLFEVYQKPYRLAYESAKAKYEEAIEHLKVIDRQTQKTKSLLKAAEFVYGKAKYELQVKNAPSVREGLSRLEVRKLNYDLHSVENKMDSLQKQIAVEDQQAIRQKKRIAALKAEMHNALVNLNLTVVRAPTDGVVDNMYISLGTPIKTHRPLFSFIDTSTWWVQANFYETDLRRVRPGDKVYIVLRMYYFNKIFHGVIVNSIWASDRQRTVTRTQQQEVSSSNQWLLEPQRFPVQIKILDPDPKFPLHPGASAYVYVKTI
- a CDS encoding FUSC family protein: MFKAINYRKTRALQICIVFATALLIQRLLGYTHAGWIGFAVMMIYAGFEKGPSLQRTTYRFWGALCGLFLSYILWFLGQVNFRFILIIIPLIVYMAYFTLGKSYAFPTVFTVTLTALGTDYYAGNSYAVPNFFFDYLLSTVVALLICFTFEYWIFRGDDLSRKFFIDIQKTVLFYLEELFNIVLRQTPLNQSHYLKTSTHFNEKVMELYTFVTITKHDDREEIDFIKELELFNSIVHQAYHNIRKLFVLAPVKNELLILETKNILEQLRKVNQNQRIKHIGE
- a CDS encoding TolC family protein encodes the protein MGILILGIAVSSCTHYSSPKLLIPAKWSVHNERYKETEVNLPCFPWWQQFKDPVLNQLVDEGLLSNNDIKIAVANIEAAQGELKRVKLNWIPDVTGNAGYSSFPALGFPGVLLTVVPSYTMNIFKQIKEQKKATYELIAVKAIHEGVRLAIIGEITRSYLSYVAQIEELQLLHTLENDLAKFANISQAMFSDGIFAQISVEQARTELHLTQAREKLIQQNIVISQNALRYLLDKNPGNLQQGRRFSQLNGQQMIVGSLPLCIIENRPDLQQAKQELKASSEGINIAFSNLLPTVQLSLARGEIATVPNGYHLGQSIHFNQAILEMPLLRASTFGKLAHAKGLNRASFYRYTDTLRKVLRDVNNALSAHELYSQRYDETLRAGRNLRRAYQLNDKLYQRGIISHLELIKERIKLDKLAIKLNEFKLEQFLAIINLYENLAAGYNYQPSVSVEIKKTTIKIVHVSNPP